CTGCTGCTGATCGCACTCTTTGTCAACAACATGGCACCCAACCGCCATTACCCAAAAAATAAAAACTGGTACAAGATCTGGAACCGTCGTTACCGATAGCCAGTTTATTAATTATGACTGTAAATTCATACCGAATCAAAAAATCACGGCGCGTCGCAGCCGTACTCCTTGCGGCATCTGTTACGGGGGTATTGTCCGCATTAGTCGCCGATACGTTAAAAGTTGCAACTGAGCATTACGAAGAACTTTTCCTCGAAAGCATCCACCACAGGCCTTACCTGATTTTTATCCTGCCTTTTATCGGACTGGCAACGATATATGTACTGAGGCATTTTTTGTTCCGGAACAAAGCCAACAAGGGGATCAGGGAAGTGATGGACACGATTAATAAAGACGCGCATATGCTGCCGGCGTACAAAATCCCCTCCCATTATTTCAATGGACTGCTCACAGTGGTATTCGGTGGCTCCACGGGAATTGAAGTGTCTACGGTCGTTTCTACAGCGGCTATCGGTGCCTTATCGTCACGAAAAGCAGGTTTTCTGAAAAAGTACCGGACCGACCTCATCTGCTCGGGCCTTGCGGCAGGCCTTACCGCCCTTTTTAATGCTCCTTTTGCCGGATTTTTGTTCGCTTTTGAAGTTTTTACCAGGCGCCGGAGCAAGCTGCACCATGTGAGTGTGATCACTGCGATCGTGACTTCCTGGCTGATCACGCACTTCCTGTTCTACAAGCCTTTGTTCGAGTTCAAAATCCAGGCCTGGCATATGCAGGCACTTCCCTATATGCTATTGCTGGCCGTTTTGGCGGGATTGAATGCGGTTTATCTGACCAAATGCGTTTTGTTTTTCAAGAAGCTTTTCGGTTCCTTTCAGAACGATATGGTTAAGATAGCAGTAGGCTCGCTATCGATCTCGGTGCTCGTTTTTATGTTTCCCGGACTTTACGGAGAAGGATATGCGGGAATCAAGACTGCGATCGCAACCACTAACCTTACCTCGCTTGCATTGCTGACGCCTTTGCTGATGGTCATGCTGCTGAAACCGGTGGCGACTTCGGTGACATTAGGAGCCGGTGGCGATGGCGGCGTTTTTGCACCCAGCCTGTTCATCGGCGCATTTTTGGGCCTGATCGTCAGCCATATTCTCAATTTCTATTTTGACCTCGGGCTGGTCCCGATCAATTTTGTAGTAATAGGAATGGCAGCTGTATTGAGCGGCAGCATACATGCACCTTTCACGGCCATTTTTCTGGCTTGCGCAATCGCCGACAGCTATGTGCTCTTTGTGCCGATCGTTCTTGCCTGCCTTATTTCGAGATGGGTTGCCGGCATCATCCTGCCTTATTCGGTGTATACTTACCGTCCGGCTGTTAGACCAGTTTCCTGATAGTCGTCAGTCGTTTTTCAGAGTGGCAGAAAGTTCAAAAAGCCGCGAGGAAAGCTCGTGATGGTCTTTAATGCCCAATTTTTTGTAAATAGTAGTTTTACAAATACTCACACGGCCGGGCGTAATGCGCAGGCGCCGGGCGATCTCCGTCACGCGCAGGCCTCTTGAAATCTCCCTGGCAATTTCCAGCTCTCTGCTGGTCAGCGGGAAGCCCTCTGCCCCGGGATTGATCATGATTTTTGAATCCGGCATAAAGTGGGCGATGATCTTTTGTACTGCTTTCTGACAAACATAAGGCTGCCCGGCTGCCGTACATTCAATGCAGCGGACCAGCTGGTCCGGCGCCGATTCCTTCAGTACGAAACCACCTACACCTTTGTACAGAAAATCGAGGCCTGCCCGAAATTCGCTTTTGTCGCAATACACGATGATCTTTTTAGGATCCCAGGCATTGGCCTTCCTGAGTTTGTCAAATATCAGGGGATATATGGATCTGGGATTGATACAGATTACAACGATATCAGCCGTGAAGCCTGCCAGATTTGCCTTTTCCGCCGGGTTAACGGTTTCTATTTGTGCAGCAACCTTCCCCGACAGCAATGCGGTCAAAAACTCCTTTATACCCCTCGCGGTTACCGGGTGGTCTTCCAAAATAAGAATGTTCACTGAATCCATATTAATTGCAGCCGGTTCTATTAAAAAATTGCGCGGCCACCTGGTTACCCCTGCGGCCACGCGTTCATTTATCACGGCTTGACTATTTTTAAGTTACTTTGTTGCATTTGCTTCCCTGATACCCGAAGCAGATAGGTACCGCTGGCAAATGACTGAATGTCAATTTGTTCATCTCCAACCTCTGTGATCACAGTCTTCACAAGCCTCCCTGACACGTCAAATATTTCAACCCTTGATCCGGCCGGAAGCGCCTTTATTTTCACAAAATCAATGGCTGGGTTCGGCAGGGCTACAAAAGGCATTTTCGGAACGCTTACGTAAACGATCGAGGAGTAAGCAAAGGTCCCATCCCGGTCAATCTGCCGGAGCCGGTAATATTGCTTTGCACTTTCGGGTTCAAGGTCTGTAAACTGATATTCTCTGGTACCATTACCAGGTTTGGCTGCGACGAAACCGATCCGAAAGAACCGCTTGCCGTCAGAGCTTCTTTCAAGTTCGAAACCGAGGTTATTAACTTCTGAGGCCGTCGTCCAGGAGAGCAGGACAGTGCCATTTTCTTCTTTTGCATCAAAGTCGGTCAATACTACCGGTAAGTTGTTGCAGCTACCTGCGTCGAGCACCTGGTTATCAGTATAGCCTCCGCAGCCGGGTACATTCACAGTTGCCTTGTAATCACCGTAGTCGGCCGCTGAAAAGGAAGGAAAGTCGAGTATGCTTGTCGTATTTTCCAGCACGACGCCATTTTTCTCCCATACATAACTTGCACCGTCTACCTTATTGACATACAGCTGGAACTTTTCACCGTCACACGCATTGCCGATGTGCCTCACATGAGCGGGCGCAATGGTGGAGAAGCTTTTACTGGCCGAAATACCAGAGCCGCACTGATCTGTCGCCAGGATCGCGTAGCTCTGATCCGGGTTGAGTCCGGAAAACAATGGGTCTGTCTGTGTGGCCAGCGGGGTGCCTTCCGCCGTAGAACCCGCATAGAGTTTGTAGTTAAACGGTGCAACACCGCCCAGCACAATCACAGAAATAGCGCCGTTTCCATCCCCGCAATCCCTGAAAAGCGAGGGGGTGATATCCATTGTGATTTTAGGAACGACAACGCTTCTGGTAACCGGGCAGCTTGCCGGTATTTTGTGGAGGTTTCTATAAAAATTGTGGGAAAACCGAAGCGTGTACTCCCCTTCCTGCACGCCTGCAAACTTCACAGCGCCTTCCACCCGGCCGCCATTGTCGCTATAAGGCAAAGGCGAGTTGGTATTGCCAAGGGTTACCTGGGTGGTTTGCACTACCCTCCCCGCGCTGTTCACAAGCTCAACTTTAAAAATGTTCCTTTCCTGATAGGCTGTACTCGTCGATGTGGCCGACATAAACGGTGCGTTGGACAGCGAAACCGTCAGGTCTGCATTGTTGCAGGATGCTTCGGTCGTCACATTTTCAATCGCAAACTGGTGTGGGCGGCTCAGGGTGATGGTATTGGTATATTCCTGGCCACAGGCATTGGTTACTTTATATGAATATGTACCGGGGAGGAGATCGCTGATCTGTGAAACATACTGGTTTCCATTATCCTTTCCCAGGTCGGTGGTATAGCTCGTTGTCGTAACAGGAATGGCAGGCTGGCCCTCGGGCACGGAGGTAAATTCGAGCGTAACGGTTTCACCTATTACAGGCGCATTTTTCCATTTGATATACATTCCTGTATTGCCATTGCAGGCAAAATTGTTCATTTCAGTCGCAGGAAAGCTATTATCGCAGGCTGGTACAAATGTCGCCTGGCAGGTATTCTGCGTGTCGGTGTTGCCGCAGTACTGAAACCTGGGCGTGTACCTGGCTACCGCCGTACTGCACGGAACTGTCAATACCTCACTCTGATTGTGCCATGTTGCTCCGTTATCGAGGCTGTAATTAAAGTCATCTGTGTAGTAGGTGATCAGCGGCTCCATTGTAAACGCCCCTCCTGCTTCCACCGGCGCAACCGGGCATTCGGTGTGGCAAGTCTGGTTGCTGAAAAAGCGATTGGCGAGTGTCTGATTGTACCCGATCGTGGGGCCGGCACAGGACTGTCCTACACTTGCGTTGATATGCAATTGTTCGTTTTCAGGCGCTTTGTAAGCTGCTTTCAGGGAAGTAAATACTGTCCCGCAGTTGTCGATGAATTCGAGATAATAACTACCCAGCTGTCCTGCATTGATCATGCTGGTAATATCCTTGTCCGGGACAAATGCCGGCGAGCCAAACTGGGTAGTTGAAGTGATATTAATAACGTCCGAAGTACCATCGGGATAATGTGTAATGAGCTGCCCGGGCAAACTCATATTAGTAGCTGCCGGAGAACTGATAAACGAGCGTCGCTTCAGGGTATATCTGGTCACAGAGCCACAAAGCGAATCTATTTTCCCAAATGCGCTGCCACTCGCCGAGCATTGAAAAGTTGTTCTGAAAGGGCCGGAAGCAGTAGCAGAAGGGATATCGACCTGCCTCGTAATGAAATTTCCACAGGCATCCATAATGCGGACGTAATAGCGGCCGGGGGCAAGATTGTCGAACACATTGGCTGACTGCGCAGCAGCCGGAGCGGAGGGATCAGGCTGATCGGCGTTGAGGGATGAAACGAGCTGGTAAGACCTGGCACCAAATCCGCCGGTGGCTGTGACCGTAAATCCCCCGTTGTTGCAGTATGCTGTCCGGATATTGCTGATACTGGCCTGAAGTTGTACATAATTTCCACCGATCGTCACTGATTTCGTGAGTGGCGAAGTGACGGTTCCCCCGCAATTATACCGGATACCAACCGTGTACGTGCCCGGGTAAATGTTATTAAAAATGTTGCTGTTCTGATATTTAACAAGTGGCTGGCTTGGGTTGCTGCTGGCGGTGATCGCATATTCAATAGTTGCTTCGGCAGACCCTCCTCCTGTTACATTGCTGACGGTAATGCTTCCGTTATTGATACAGGTTGAATTGGCGGATGAAACCGTTGCCGAAACGGGCGGATCACATTGGGCGAGGACCGGAATACTGTTTGTAAGAAGCGTAAGTACTGCGATGAACAGTACAGACTGGCGTAGTAAAGTTTTTTGCATTGTGAAGCGGTTTGGATGAACGGAGAGAATGAATGAACAAATGTAGTCCGCTACCATGCGCCCTGTCATTGATGTTAATCAAGGATTTCGGATGCATTTAAAATTTCCATTTCCCGCTCAGAATCGCTTTTTTATTGATAAAAATCAATGTTCACAATACCGACGCCCCCTACCTTTGCCCCTGTCCTGTTTCACACTGCACATCAACGACGCTTAAAAGTTAATCCTGCAAAAACCGCATATACTCTTTCAACTCCAGCACATTGGTAACACCCAGCTTCTGGAAAATTTTCAGCTTATACATCGCGACAGCCGAAGCCGAGAGCGCCAGCTGATTACCGATTTCCCTTGCGTTCAGCCCTTTTACCAGCAACTGCGAAATGTCCAGCTCCCGGGGAGAGAGATCCTGTAATTGCTTCCGCTGACTCTTGTCAGGATCCAGCACGTAGTCCATAGTTGCCTGCCGAACTTCCGCGCTGAGATACTTTTTACCACTTAAAACTGTCTGGATTCCCTCGATCAGTGATTTATGCGGAGCGGTTTTGGACACGTAACCGTCGGCGCCTGCCCGCAGGTAGGGCAACGCATACACCTGTTCATTGTAGGAAGAAAACATCAGGATACGCACTTCGGGCCGCTTGATCCGGATCGTTTCGATCATGGTCAAACGGTCGCCGCCGGGAATATTAATATCGAGAATAATCAGATTGACCACCTCTTTCGAAACAATCGTCAGCACCTGATCGAAATGGCTGGCTTCCAGCATCCTTGCTCCCGGAAAGTGAATGGAGAGCAGCTGTTTTGTTCCAAACCTTACAATGTCGTGATCATCTGCAATGAGCATGCAAATTGCGTCGAATGTACGTTTCTGGTCCATCATAATCTTGCTAAAGGGTAAAGCATCAGGTTGAGCTATAACGTTTGATTGTGTGCGTGTTGTAGAATAAATTCGCGCGAAAAACTGTAAGATTTACAGGTAAATGCTCCGATTTTTCCAAGGGCGGTTGCCAGGATGGTAAATAGCTTTACCAGACCAACACAACTGCTTTGCGAATGGATCAGAATATGTACGATTATGGAATTTCCCCCGAAGAAATCGGGGATTTTATTAACAGCGGCAAAGTCAATAAAGTAAGGGCACATAAAATACTTTTTCACCAGGATATGGTTTGTAATTCCTGGGTTTACATCAAAAGTGGTATCGCCCGCCAGTTCATTATCACCCCGGAAGGCCGGAGCATTACCAAATCTTTTGCGACCTCGGGTCAGTTCATGCTGTATTCGGCGACCAGCTTTATCCTGCAAAAACAAACTGAAACCTGCTTTGAAACGCTGACCGATTGCGAGATCATTGAATTTCATGTAAGCGAGCTTGAATATTATCTGGGCCGTCATAGATATAAAGAATACCTGAACAACATTTTGATGGAGCTCGTTTTGCAGAAGGACGACCGCGAAAGTCTGTTCCAGAAAGATGCCGCTGCCACAAGGGTTCAGCAATTTACCGAATCGCACGGCGATTTTTTTAACCGTATCCCTCATTACTACATCGCATCCTATCTCGGCATTACGCCCGAAACCTTGTCCCGGATCCGCTCGATGACGAATTATGGAAAACAAAAATTGTTGCATCGTATAATACCCGTGGGTATTTAATAGAATTTACATTACGAAAGACAGATCAGCGTGCCATGCTGCGTTTAATTTTCACCATCGCTTCGGCGGGGAATATCAGCCGGACAATGGTTCCCTGACCTTCGTTACTTTCAATATAGAGCCCGATGTTGAGCATGGCGCAAAGGTCTTTGACGATCACAAGACCGATCCCGATTCCATCGGGTGTGTCCGGCTCTTCGAAATAGTCCGATGCTCCGGCGCTTGAGTTGAGCCAGTCGATCGTCTCTTTGTTGATTCCGGATCCGTTGTCTGCAATTTTAATCACCACTGCATCGTCGAATCGGGAGGATGAGATTACTACTTCTCCCGAATGTGTGTTTTTGAGGGCATTGTCGATCAGATTATGCAGGATTACCGAGATCAGGTTCTTATTGCTATGAACAGTCAGCCCGGGCAGCGCCTCAACCCGCACAGCCAGTTCCTTGGATTGAATAATCGCACTGAAAAATTCCAAGGTGCCTTCCAGTAGTTCCTGGACCCGCAAATTTTCGCTGATAATATTACCCGACGGCCCGTTAATCTGGGTTTTGATAAAAATGAGCAGGTTACTCGTGAATTTTTTAATCTGTCTGGCTGAAAGATATGCGACGCGACTTGTCTCCCGGATCACCGGGTCAGTCGCCGGCTGCGCCAGGTAGCTGTTGACTTGCTCCAGCGAGTTGACCAGATAGCGCAGGGGAGTCTGAATATCATGGTTGATTACCGCCAGCATTTGTCCCTGCAGATAAGCCTGCCTGTATAATTTCGACTCCTCGTCTTTTCTAAGCAGATAGCTGATGCGCAGCCTGATCACTAAGATCACGAGCGACACCAGTGCAGCGAAGAAGAGGATCTTGAACCAGAACGTCTCATACCAGGCAGGCAATACCTCTATTTCAAGGTCTTTGTAAACGTAATTATCCTGACCAAATCCGTTCTTCTTCCGGATTTTGACGGTATAGTGACCGTATGGAAGCTGGGAGAGGCTAATGCTGTTTTCTACCGTCAGCGGCAGCCAGGTGAGTCCGGCATCGGACCTTACAATCGCGTATTCAAGCACCAAATTTTTTCTGTTTCCGTAATATGGACAGGATACGTCCACCCGAAATTCGTCAAAACGGTTGGGCAGCGCAATCTTATTTTCACGTTGAATCGGCTTGCCGTCCAGAAATAACGCACTGATAAACAAACCATTTCTGGGAACATCGACCTCAATTTCCAGCGGATTGAACCATTGCAGTCCATTGATCGAAGGCAGCGAAAAATAGCCGTTTTTCATTTTGGCCGCACAAGGCTGGCAGCCTCCGTTGAATTCGTTGGTATACAGGCCCTGGTTTTTGTCATAAAAAAAATAAAAGGGGCGTTTGCGGTTGCCAGCCGCATAAGCCAGCAAGTCGTCCATTTTGATTTGAAAAAGGCCTTTGTTGGTCGTCATCCATAAAAATCCCTTCTGATCTTCCAGAATACAATGTGTGAGCGACAGGTAATTGTCGTGATCCGCGGGCAGCCGCACGAGTGGTTTGCCTTTTGGTAACAACATTATACCGCTATGGTAGGTTGACATCCAGATCCCGTGCCGGTTGAAATGCATGCTTCTTATATACACGCCTTCTGTGCCTTCTATCACTGCCAAATGACCTGAGTTTGTATTTAGCCGGAAAAGGCCCGATGGCGTCCCTAGCCACAATGTCCCGTCGGCAGTCTCTTTCATACAAACTATTTCCTTCCACGGGCCTTGTTTGAACCGGCGAATACGCGCATTGCCACTTTCAGTATCGAGCCAGAACAAACCGCCAAAAACATCTCCTATCCATAGCCTGCCTTTTCCGTTGGAATAAAGGGCCTTCACTCCGGGAACATCCGGCCAGCTTTGTACCAGTTGTCCGGCCTTATCATATTTCACAAGCAATTTATCCCTCAGCGCATAAAAGTTACCCGCACTGTCCCTGGTGATAAAATATTTGTCGGCGGTACGGAGTGAAACAGGTTTCAGGAACGGTTGGGAGGTGAATGTTTTTTGCCTCGTATCAAAACGGATTTGAAACCCTTCCGGGGTTACCAGCGACTCATAACCCGCGGGTACCTGACCGTAAAATACATTACCAACTTTGCCTGACAGGTAAATATGAAACGGGTTCGGCTGCAAGATGAACAGCCCATCGGTGGACGAACCAAGGTAAAGTGTCCCCGATCGTTCGTCCAGCATAATGGATTCGATGATCAGGTCCTTGATGTCGAAATCGTTGAGCAGGCAGCGCGTGGCCAGTGTCCCCGACGATTCCGTAACGTAATAGAGTTTTTTGTCGAGGTACAGGAATGCCTGGTTCGATATATTGTTCCAGAAAAGCGTGTACAGCTCACGCTCTTTTCCGTTGTATTCCATGAACCGCATGGCAAAGTTACGGCGGGGAAACGACGGATGTTCGAGGATATCACCGCTAAGCCTAACCGGCATCAGCCCCCTGTTTGTAAGCTTCTGAAACGATTCCCCGGTTTTATTCAGTGTGTAGGGTTGCTTGCCGATCATAAAGAGATATTTTACTTCCGGCGCACTAACCTCATATTCTATACGGTCGCCTGCGAAGGCCGAAATCCTGCCCGGCGTCCACAGGTAAGCACGGTCGTGGCTGGTGGGCATTACAGAAACCTGGCTGCTGGACGGGGACTGGTCGAAGTAAGGCAGACTGCGCACCGTATAAAGGAGCCGCTTGTCGTTTTTGCCTAAATGAACCCTTCTTTTAAGCTCCTGATTATCATCATCAGTCACTTCTGCGCGACTATCTCTCGTAACCCTGAGTACCCTGTCTCCCACGCACCTGGCGAAAAAATCCGCATATCGTTGCGTGTTTTTAACAGAGGGCATTAGCGATACGACCCGGTTATTATCACCGCCAAAGTCGGGGCCCGAGAAATTGACAAACCTTCTGCCGTCGTACCTGGAAATACCTTCCTCTGTCGCCACCCAGATAAAGCCATTGCGGTCCGACGATATTCCTTTGATGCTATTTTGGGGTAGACCGTCCTCATCTGTGTACTGTTTTACAACAAAACGAGGATCTGTTATCCGGGATTCCTGTGCAAAAAGCACATCTGAACTCAATAGAGTGAGTATAAAAAAACGCGCAAATTTCATGTTTCAACTAATCTTGATAGAGGGAATATTAGAATTACGCTTCCGTTTTCGTGGGTCGCTGTAAGTAACTAAGAAAAAAATATGCCCGGCCACGCAAAGCAGGCCCCAAACCCTCTGAAAGTAAAATAGCCGATCGATATTGATCGGCTATTTTGATTAGTCACCCTATTTATACAAAATTAAGTCAGTTTAGAAATACGATCATGATTGATAAAAACGAAAATAGCTAACCTGAAAACCGGTCAGCTATTTTATTCTAGCATTATGAGAACCATTAAGCTCTATAGTCAAAATAAAAGTACGTGTAACATTTTTACAAAACATTGATATAAATCAATAATTTCGGTGTCTCTCAATATTATTACTGAGATAAAAAAGATAATGGTTAACCTCAAATCAGGTTAACCATTATTATTTTACGACACTCCATCAACCAAAAGGTTTTTGGTACTGGAAGCAAAACTAAGTGCATTTTATTACTTTACCATTGACATAAATCAATACAATCTATATTAACAGACCCATTGTACTGAAACCAGTGAATTGTTTACATTGTTTTAACCCCACAACCCGTGTCCATCATATCTGGGAATAGGGTGCGGGAACCAAGAAGGTTTTAATAATAGTGGAAATTGTATTCGCATATTGAGGGTCTGCCACTAACTTTTTCCATTCGGGATCTGCAAGAAATGCATCCCATCCTTTATCCCGTTCCTCCATGTTATCGACCACGAGCATATAAGTGAGGCGCGGCAATTTATCACCGGCTATTACTTCGCCAAAGAACACCGGTTCCAGTTTTGCCCTTTTAAAAATCGGGAACTCCCCATCGTTAAACATTTTGATTTTTCGTCTTACAGCATCTTCGCTGTACCCTTCGTATGTCCTTAATTCGAATATACGGGGGGCACCCGCCGGAGCTACCAACTGAGGAAATCCGTCGAATGCAAGCATCAAAGAGGACGTGAAGCGACTGTAAAGGGCTTTGTCCACAGGTACATGATGGTAGGCCGTGCTGTTTTTTACATAATCGGCATCCGCTTTCAGTTTTGCATGGACAGAGAGATATGTGTCGAAAGAAGCATATGGCACCAGCAAATAGATTTTAGCCGGATCCGATTTGCCCCATTCTCTGAACACGCCCACCGTTTTTACACCATATTTGTTCAGGGCAGGGATCAGCGCGTTTTTAAAATAATCCTCCAATATCGATTGGTTTGAACCGAACCGCATTTCATATTCCCGCAATTCATATAGTTGTTTTTGTGCTTCATATTTGCCTCCTGCCATTGCAGGACCGATTCCCATTGCCGCCATGCCTGCGGCTGCCGCGATTGAAGATTGAAGTAGCTTTCTACGTTGCATATTTTGTATGATTTAAGTGATTTGATAAGTCAATAACGTTAAACGATCAGAACCAAATGCCCATCAGACACTGTTCCGCTGTTGCATATCGCAAAACGAACTTAAAAACCCATCAACTTACTGATTTTCAAACAAATGAACAACCATTTCATTTACTATTTTCAATCGAAGAGCTGGCTGCTATTATTTTTCAATGGAACTGATTAATACAAAAAATATAGCCGCTCCAAGCAGAACGGCTATATTGCTTACTTAACTAAATCAAAATTTACAACGTCAATGTCCACATTCAAAGAAAAGTAAACCGGCTTCCAATTCCATTGACATATGTCAATAGATTTCTAATATTGTTAGTAATAAGTTGAAATATAAAGAATAAAAAAGAGCTGATCATCAACTGATCAGCTCTTTACGGATTACTGCAATATAACCTAAACAGCAAAATTTAAAGCTATTTAAAGTATTAACCTTTTCAAAGATAAATAATAAGCAAATTGCTGTCATTGATTTAAATCAATCAACATTTTTCAGTCTCAAAATATTGGTACGGATCATTGATTTTTCTGATTCAGAAGCGGCCATTCCGAGCGCGGTTTCAAAATGCAGTAGTGCTTTTTCATTGTCAAAATCAGAATACAAATGGCCTAGCAGTGAAAAATAGAAATGATTTTCTGTGAGCTGCAATTTCTCAGCTTCCGCAATCGCCTGCTTTTTTCCCCGCGATTTGGCAATTGCAAAAGTCCGGTTCAAAGCAGCGATCGGTGAATATTCCAGAATAAGCAGGTTGTTATACAGTTGCAGGATATTCTCCCATTTCTGACCTGTATCCTCTTTTTGCGTATGCCAAAATGCGATCCCCGCTTCCAGGTGATATTTTGAAACTTCATTACCTGTGGAAGCCTTGATCAGAAAGTCCTTCCCCAGACTGATCAACTCCCAGTTCCAGAGTGCTTCGTCCTGGTCTTCATACAATATCATATCACCATTTTCATTCAGCCTCGCGTCAAACCGGGAAGAATGAAAACACATGAGCGACAGCAATGCATTCACGGCCGGCTTGTTGGTAGCTGTATTGTCGAGCAGCAGCGAGCCGAGCCGCATTGCCTCGGCACAAAGGTCTTTCCGAAGCGTCGTGTTCTGGCTTTGAGAGTAATATCCTTCTGAAAACAGCAGGTACAAGGTAGTCAGCACATTATCCAGCCGGCTGCTTATTTCCGGCAAGCCAGGCTGCTCGATCCGGATATTGGCCTCTTTCAGTTTCTCTTTGGCACGGGTAAGCCGTTTGTATACGACCGTTTTATTGGTCAGGAATGCGTCGGCAATTTCCTGCACGCCAAACCCGCAAAGGAGGTTCAATGCCAGTGAAATCTGCGATTCCGTCGAAATAACAGGGTTACAAACTGCAAATATCATCGCCAGCTGACTATCCGAAATATTTTTTTCGGACAGGTCGATTTCAATTTCCTCGGTGGTTTCGGCGGTATACCGGATCTCGGCGGCCAGTTTGTTCTCAAAAAGGGCGTGGCGTTTGAGGTAATTTTTGGTCTTGTTCTTAGCCACTGTATATAACCAGCCCGTCGGATTTTCAGGCACGCCGTTCATGCTCCAATGCTCGGTAGCCGACAAAAAAGTATCGCTCACGATATCCTCCGCGATCTCAACATGCCTGATCCCGAAAGAATAACAGAGTACCCCAACAATGTTGCGGTACTCCGTTCGAAATAAGTTGGGAAGGAGGTGTGGTGGTTTCGCTTTGGTCATTGGGTGGTCATTAATTGTCATTGGATAGTCATTAATTGTCATTGGATTGTCATTAATTGTCATTGGTCGTTATCTATTAATAATAAATTCAAATCCTCGAATTTCCTGACACCCCTACCAATAAATGACAACCCAATGACCACCCAATGACTTCACTTCCCAACCTCTCTCTACCCCACCACCATCCTAACCTC
This Dyadobacter sp. UC 10 DNA region includes the following protein-coding sequences:
- a CDS encoding response regulator transcription factor yields the protein MMDQKRTFDAICMLIADDHDIVRFGTKQLLSIHFPGARMLEASHFDQVLTIVSKEVVNLIILDINIPGGDRLTMIETIRIKRPEVRILMFSSYNEQVYALPYLRAGADGYVSKTAPHKSLIEGIQTVLSGKKYLSAEVRQATMDYVLDPDKSQRKQLQDLSPRELDISQLLVKGLNAREIGNQLALSASAVAMYKLKIFQKLGVTNVLELKEYMRFLQD
- a CDS encoding Crp/Fnr family transcriptional regulator encodes the protein MDQNMYDYGISPEEIGDFINSGKVNKVRAHKILFHQDMVCNSWVYIKSGIARQFIITPEGRSITKSFATSGQFMLYSATSFILQKQTETCFETLTDCEIIEFHVSELEYYLGRHRYKEYLNNILMELVLQKDDRESLFQKDAAATRVQQFTESHGDFFNRIPHYYIASYLGITPETLSRIRSMTNYGKQKLLHRIIPVGI
- a CDS encoding T9SS type A sorting domain-containing protein: MQKTLLRQSVLFIAVLTLLTNSIPVLAQCDPPVSATVSSANSTCINNGSITVSNVTGGGSAEATIEYAITASSNPSQPLVKYQNSNIFNNIYPGTYTVGIRYNCGGTVTSPLTKSVTIGGNYVQLQASISNIRTAYCNNGGFTVTATGGFGARSYQLVSSLNADQPDPSAPAAAQSANVFDNLAPGRYYVRIMDACGNFITRQVDIPSATASGPFRTTFQCSASGSAFGKIDSLCGSVTRYTLKRRSFISSPAATNMSLPGQLITHYPDGTSDVINITSTTQFGSPAFVPDKDITSMINAGQLGSYYLEFIDNCGTVFTSLKAAYKAPENEQLHINASVGQSCAGPTIGYNQTLANRFFSNQTCHTECPVAPVEAGGAFTMEPLITYYTDDFNYSLDNGATWHNQSEVLTVPCSTAVARYTPRFQYCGNTDTQNTCQATFVPACDNSFPATEMNNFACNGNTGMYIKWKNAPVIGETVTLEFTSVPEGQPAIPVTTTSYTTDLGKDNGNQYVSQISDLLPGTYSYKVTNACGQEYTNTITLSRPHQFAIENVTTEASCNNADLTVSLSNAPFMSATSTSTAYQERNIFKVELVNSAGRVVQTTQVTLGNTNSPLPYSDNGGRVEGAVKFAGVQEGEYTLRFSHNFYRNLHKIPASCPVTRSVVVPKITMDITPSLFRDCGDGNGAISVIVLGGVAPFNYKLYAGSTAEGTPLATQTDPLFSGLNPDQSYAILATDQCGSGISASKSFSTIAPAHVRHIGNACDGEKFQLYVNKVDGASYVWEKNGVVLENTTSILDFPSFSAADYGDYKATVNVPGCGGYTDNQVLDAGSCNNLPVVLTDFDAKEENGTVLLSWTTASEVNNLGFELERSSDGKRFFRIGFVAAKPGNGTREYQFTDLEPESAKQYYRLRQIDRDGTFAYSSIVYVSVPKMPFVALPNPAIDFVKIKALPAGSRVEIFDVSGRLVKTVITEVGDEQIDIQSFASGTYLLRVSGKQMQQSNLKIVKP
- a CDS encoding LuxR C-terminal-related transcriptional regulator → MDSVNILILEDHPVTARGIKEFLTALLSGKVAAQIETVNPAEKANLAGFTADIVVICINPRSIYPLIFDKLRKANAWDPKKIIVYCDKSEFRAGLDFLYKGVGGFVLKESAPDQLVRCIECTAAGQPYVCQKAVQKIIAHFMPDSKIMINPGAEGFPLTSRELEIAREISRGLRVTEIARRLRITPGRVSICKTTIYKKLGIKDHHELSSRLFELSATLKND
- a CDS encoding chloride channel protein, whose protein sequence is MTVNSYRIKKSRRVAAVLLAASVTGVLSALVADTLKVATEHYEELFLESIHHRPYLIFILPFIGLATIYVLRHFLFRNKANKGIREVMDTINKDAHMLPAYKIPSHYFNGLLTVVFGGSTGIEVSTVVSTAAIGALSSRKAGFLKKYRTDLICSGLAAGLTALFNAPFAGFLFAFEVFTRRRSKLHHVSVITAIVTSWLITHFLFYKPLFEFKIQAWHMQALPYMLLLAVLAGLNAVYLTKCVLFFKKLFGSFQNDMVKIAVGSLSISVLVFMFPGLYGEGYAGIKTAIATTNLTSLALLTPLLMVMLLKPVATSVTLGAGGDGGVFAPSLFIGAFLGLIVSHILNFYFDLGLVPINFVVIGMAAVLSGSIHAPFTAIFLACAIADSYVLFVPIVLACLISRWVAGIILPYSVYTYRPAVRPVS